CGACAGTATTGTGAAGAGGCATCAGGTCAACTCATTGTCGATGGCGGTGAAACAAATATCTATACCAAACTGGTCAATTTCAAACGTGAGATGGGATGTATCAATATCGAACATCCGTTTATTTTACGAAAGCCTGAACCGTTTAAATTCATGCTACTCACCGATACGGCTCCAACGTATGCAAAAAATAACCGTGTCATTGATCAAAGTGACGTATTGGATATCCAGATGCAAGGGCTTGCTCTCTCAACTTCAATGCTCCCATTAGGAGCTCAAAGTGAAAATAATATCGGCAACCGAAAGTTGGTCTCTACTCTCTATAGTGATAACGGTATGAGCAAGCTAGTTAACATCCAAGAGGTAGGTGGAAACAAGACCTACAAAAACTATAAAGTGCAAAACAATGAAGCACGAGATATTACCGATGAGCGGTTCGTCTATTCTAATCTCAAACTCCCTCAATCGATACAAAACGCTAAAGGCTCATTAGTGCAGCAATGCAGTCAATATGGTGCGGGAAAAGTGTCAATTGATGGTTATACCGTAACGTGCAGTAGACAAGCCTATGGGAATCAATGCAGTGTTAATCTGATTTATATGAGAAATGATCAGTTTGCCGGGCGCGAAACTGCTGGGTGTCGTTAAAGGATAATCATGGACTATATTGCACAAATAGTACCCTTAGTTTTTTTAGCAGTTGTCATTGTTATGGTTTTAAAAAGACGTTCTCCAGCCTCGGAAGCAAATATGTCCGGCGGAGTAGAACGAAACTCTGATAGATCGAAGTAGGGAGATATATGCAAAAAATCATATTATCCGATCACACAACTGCGCAACTTAATGCAGCACAGCAAGAGAGACAACGTCAATATCATGTCAGGCTCTTTTCGTATAACGAAGCAATGATGAAGCATGATGAGCGAAAAGTACAGGCTCGCGCACGGCTAGCTGAGGCTTGGAATCAGCGTCGTGTTTGGGAAACCCTCAGCGGATTTTTTAAGATGATAGGTGCCTATGTGATACGTAAACCGTCTCGTCCAATTATGCAAGGTGCCGGAGATCAAGAAAAGATATGGAGTGCCGGTAACGAAGGGGAAAAGAAAGTTGAAAACTTCTTATCCTCAAATCTCGACGATCAGTGGACACTGATCAATGGTTATAAAAATGCCAAAGGGGAAATCGATCAAATTTTGGTGGGTTCGAGAGGTGTGTTTGCGATCGAAATAAAATACAGCAATGGAACCATTTTTTGTGATGGAGATCAATGGTGGAGAGACAAATATGATCAATACGGTAACTTGGTAGAAACCAATAAACCGATAGCCGATAAACGGGGAAGAAGTCCAAGCCGTCAGGTTAATGAATCATCCGATTTGCTCCAATCGTTTCTTCAAAAACGCTATCCATCACTGCGTGTATATCGCTCAATTATATGGGCGCATGATCGTTCAAAATTAGGTGCAGTTAATAATCTCAATGTCGATTACACCGCTGTGGTAAACGATTGGGATTTAGGACGTTTTTTGCGCAACTCAACGTACCAATTAAGTCAAGATGAACAACAACGTATTGTCGAATCAATTCGAAAAGATCATACTTATTACAACCAACCACGAAGATAAAAAAAGGAGACTTCATGAAATTAAAAACTATCCTAGCAGCTACGCTGCTAACTACCACGCTAATACACGCTGATCCATCCCCGTTTGGTTTGGAAATCGGCAAATCTACAGTGAGTATGATGAAAGAAAAATATAGTTCCAAGTTTGTTGGAATCAATAATTTGAGTCAAGGTGATGTATATGATCTTGACACGAGTGAATTAGGGATAGAGGGGATGCAATCGGCACGAGTGATTTACGATAAAAATGGAAAATTGATGGGAGTCTTTACCACCTTTCCAAAAGGGAAATTTCAATATCTATTTGGTCAGATGAAAAGCAAATATAAACTGGTCACTTCTAATATTCCGTATGTTGGAGATACCTCCGCCAAATTAACCAACGGTAATACCGAAATACAGCTCAACGCTCCGCACATGAGCTTTGAAATGGAATTGAATTACGTCGATAAAAATCTATTAAAAATTGCCAAACAAAAAAGTTCTAACGATGCCCAGCAAAAATCGAAGCATGAAGCGTCACAGTTATAAGGAGAAAATAATGGTGGAGAAATTCTTTGCCATTATTGCACAGGTTCTTGTTAGATAATTAGCATATCTTTATCTGCATAAAATGAATTAAACAAAATGTTAAAAAGCGTTTATGCGGTGGTGTAGTCTGAATATTAAAATTAGCTGAAAGCATTGGATAAAATGAAGGTGTAACACTCTATGAGTGCAAACACGGTTTTTACATTTTTTTAATATTGAAAATAAAATGATTTTAATACCTAAAACATATCTTATGACATATCTTAAAGCATATTAGTAAATCAAAAACATACATAAAAAAATCATAATAAAAAGATTT
Above is a window of Sulfuricurvum sp. DNA encoding:
- a CDS encoding nuclease-related domain-containing protein, whose translation is MQKIILSDHTTAQLNAAQQERQRQYHVRLFSYNEAMMKHDERKVQARARLAEAWNQRRVWETLSGFFKMIGAYVIRKPSRPIMQGAGDQEKIWSAGNEGEKKVENFLSSNLDDQWTLINGYKNAKGEIDQILVGSRGVFAIEIKYSNGTIFCDGDQWWRDKYDQYGNLVETNKPIADKRGRSPSRQVNESSDLLQSFLQKRYPSLRVYRSIIWAHDRSKLGAVNNLNVDYTAVVNDWDLGRFLRNSTYQLSQDEQQRIVESIRKDHTYYNQPRR